The Pricia mediterranea genome includes a window with the following:
- a CDS encoding glycosyltransferase family 4 protein, translated as MKVLFQSRSNLYSAPGGDTTQIEKTKEHLEKLGVEVDISIELEPDLTGYDLVHLFNLMDPQELYMQIKHAKKHDKKVALSTIYGLYTEFERKARGGFAQKVANVLSPYTINYIKTFLRHLKDGRMNKGVYYMLYRGYYHLAKKVTEQVDVFLPNSLSEMERVAREYKLSDYKFEVVPNAVDTKLFDPNKVSLTDLDEDLLRFKDCILSVARIEGRKSTLNLIKAVGDRYPLVLIGNETKNDKTFTDACHAAAGDNVYFTGPIPHDKLPIYYKLAKVHALISWMETPGLSSLEAGAMETNIVITEKGDTRDYFEDFAFYCEPDDVASISDAIDKAYQAPFEMKLKDKILAEYIWEETAKKTLEGYQKA; from the coding sequence ATGAAAGTATTATTCCAATCCAGAAGCAATCTGTACTCGGCACCCGGCGGAGATACCACTCAAATCGAAAAAACCAAGGAGCACCTCGAAAAGTTAGGGGTTGAGGTCGATATTAGTATAGAGCTAGAGCCCGACTTAACGGGTTATGACCTAGTTCATCTTTTTAACCTAATGGACCCTCAGGAGCTTTATATGCAGATAAAACATGCCAAAAAGCACGATAAAAAGGTGGCGCTTTCTACGATTTACGGGCTGTACACCGAATTTGAACGTAAAGCAAGGGGCGGGTTTGCACAAAAGGTGGCGAACGTTCTTTCTCCATATACGATAAACTACATCAAGACCTTTTTAAGACATCTCAAAGACGGACGAATGAACAAAGGGGTGTATTATATGCTCTATAGGGGATACTATCATCTGGCCAAAAAAGTGACCGAACAAGTTGATGTGTTCCTGCCCAATTCCCTGTCCGAAATGGAGAGGGTGGCCCGGGAATATAAGCTGTCGGATTATAAGTTTGAAGTAGTGCCCAACGCCGTAGACACAAAGTTGTTCGATCCAAATAAAGTTTCTCTCACCGATTTGGACGAAGACTTGCTGCGATTTAAAGATTGTATATTGTCGGTCGCCCGGATCGAAGGAAGAAAATCAACCTTGAACTTAATAAAGGCAGTAGGAGATCGCTATCCGCTTGTACTCATCGGCAATGAGACGAAAAACGACAAGACCTTCACTGACGCTTGCCATGCCGCCGCAGGTGATAACGTCTATTTTACGGGTCCGATTCCACATGACAAGCTACCCATCTATTACAAACTGGCCAAGGTGCATGCGCTGATCAGTTGGATGGAAACCCCGGGCCTCTCCTCCTTAGAGGCCGGTGCCATGGAAACCAATATTGTAATTACCGAGAAAGGAGATACCCGCGACTATTTCGAGGATTTTGCTTTTTACTGCGAGCCAGACGATGTGGCATCAATAAGCGACGCTATCGATAAAGCGTACCAAGCGCCTTTTGAAATGAAACTGAAAGACAAGATCCTGGCGGAGTATATTTGGGAAGAGACAGCCAAAAAAACACTGGAGGGCTATCAAAAAGCTTAG
- a CDS encoding DUF6341 family protein: MTSFFRGIEDLFVNYLFWPLDQLRYWDSWWGANFFNWILMLIGFAGFIYWMLQLKKINDNNEEDKSISSHSFL; the protein is encoded by the coding sequence ATGACTTCATTTTTTAGGGGAATAGAAGATTTGTTCGTAAACTACCTGTTTTGGCCGTTAGACCAGTTGCGCTACTGGGACAGTTGGTGGGGCGCCAACTTTTTCAACTGGATTTTGATGCTCATCGGTTTCGCCGGGTTCATCTATTGGATGTTACAGCTCAAAAAAATCAACGACAATAACGAGGAGGATAAATCGATCAGCTCGCATTCGTTTCTGTAA
- a CDS encoding O-antigen ligase family protein, producing the protein MSLDKIKTIALFFLVASIPFARVYNINSYAVAVLSALYLFSPRQRFLPHFSPSALLFFLYYFILAVNLLVIEQPQSASTLVKYLPLVLIPFSLSFIKYQKRMLFVFVYTVIAACLISIITTYIRSKGYIFYYHDPTEIIDLQLNYLAIFVCFTLAILYSELITANVVKLEYYFFIPFLFFSLAVFYNRTSIIVALVLTVFFIIAYLKKKGGRKFLIGFIAFFVLTTIWMANRPIVQSKFKEVIQIDLNDQVNYNNGIYSRMLSWECSWQHIKTAGFFGTGINNSSRLLTDCYEKEIGGDAVQVVEAYNAHNQFLQTTLDLGYLGLLILLLIYARILYIGIRKKDTLLLFFFTIMLLFGMTESFMIRQWGSVFFVFFTSYLLHRWRNTDMKSYKSEP; encoded by the coding sequence GTGTCACTAGATAAAATTAAAACTATAGCACTCTTTTTCTTAGTGGCTAGCATTCCCTTCGCGAGGGTATATAACATCAACTCTTACGCCGTAGCAGTTTTGTCCGCGCTGTACCTGTTTTCGCCACGACAGCGGTTTCTCCCACATTTCTCGCCATCTGCACTGTTGTTCTTTTTATATTATTTCATTTTGGCAGTCAACCTTCTCGTAATCGAACAACCCCAGAGTGCCTCGACCCTGGTCAAGTACTTACCCTTGGTATTGATTCCTTTTTCTCTTTCATTCATCAAATATCAAAAGCGGATGCTCTTCGTCTTCGTGTACACCGTGATTGCTGCATGTCTTATATCCATTATAACAACCTATATCCGCAGCAAAGGCTACATTTTTTACTATCATGACCCCACCGAAATAATTGATTTGCAATTGAACTATTTGGCCATCTTCGTCTGTTTTACCTTGGCGATACTATATTCCGAATTGATTACGGCAAATGTAGTCAAATTGGAATACTATTTTTTTATCCCTTTTCTCTTTTTCAGCCTGGCAGTGTTCTATAACCGTACAAGCATTATCGTGGCTCTCGTATTGACCGTCTTCTTTATTATTGCCTATCTAAAGAAGAAAGGAGGGCGGAAGTTTTTAATAGGGTTCATTGCTTTTTTCGTTTTAACGACGATATGGATGGCAAACCGACCGATTGTTCAGAGCAAGTTTAAGGAAGTAATTCAAATAGACCTGAACGACCAAGTCAATTACAATAATGGCATTTACAGCAGGATGCTTTCTTGGGAATGTAGTTGGCAACACATCAAAACTGCCGGGTTTTTTGGAACTGGAATTAATAATTCTTCCCGTTTGCTGACCGATTGCTATGAGAAAGAGATTGGTGGAGACGCAGTCCAGGTCGTCGAAGCATACAATGCACACAATCAATTTTTACAAACTACGCTTGACCTCGGTTATTTGGGCTTATTGATTCTTTTACTCATTTATGCTCGTATCCTTTATATTGGTATCAGGAAAAAGGATACTTTACTTTTGTTCTTTTTTACCATTATGTTGCTATTCGGAATGACAGAATCGTTTATGATCCGACAATGGGGTTCTGTGTTTTTTGTTTTCTTTACCTCCTATCTTTTGCATCGATGGCGAAATACTGATATGAAGTCCTATAAAAGTGAGCCTTAG
- a CDS encoding alginate O-acetyltransferase AlgX-related protein produces the protein MVKKYSFTVLVALSIFVATRLIMGMTGEGPSEMTLSLTATVLQNDKFQVFYLSEGDSGFNEKHSIISEVNGSDKPQVIDFVLPLDTTISKLRIDIGNNRGQSPLHIQEARLKTPDHSFSYPISESFLKNVHISEKDGKFFTKIVSNSYDPFFISNFNLTPTIKKLAEAQPLVDKTVAIIFALVFAVAAFISNYLKVSRSKSPSPSFYIATFIVIIATPPIVQLLGAGQKAESKEKRELSPMPEWTFNQSFPKEYEAYYNDNFGLRPTIINWASKLKIGVFRDSPQPELVQFGKQGFLFFNEHNAIDGGIYSSYSHTNLASLKQLENGFSKQFKLKQQLAARGMDYVVGFWPNKHTIYNELLPFTMKVQIQGETSLADQAVEYFDEKGMSLFDVRKHLLKEKQEDQLYFKFDSHWNLNGAYGAYRAFCEQTYDELGLSPFPKEAFEVSYIKIREGDLTNLLGIDGMDYYDEKPNYRLKDGNKAYRFVAPTGIYQNATVTLNENCGNDKTALVFRDSYGAALIQFLSLHYSKVVYVGKSPVDMYWVDQVDPDVVILGVVERRLPYILDTVNEVGKHAP, from the coding sequence ATGGTAAAGAAATACTCGTTCACGGTACTGGTAGCACTATCGATTTTCGTTGCAACACGCTTAATTATGGGTATGACGGGGGAAGGACCCTCCGAAATGACCTTGTCCCTGACGGCTACGGTCTTACAGAACGACAAGTTTCAGGTGTTCTATTTATCCGAGGGCGACAGTGGTTTCAATGAGAAGCATAGCATAATCTCGGAGGTAAATGGAAGCGATAAACCTCAGGTCATCGATTTTGTTCTACCTCTCGACACGACCATTTCTAAATTGCGTATCGATATCGGCAATAATAGGGGGCAGTCGCCCCTGCACATTCAAGAGGCTCGCTTGAAAACACCTGACCACTCATTTTCTTACCCTATTTCGGAGTCTTTTTTAAAAAATGTGCACATCTCTGAAAAGGATGGCAAATTCTTTACAAAAATCGTCTCAAATAGCTATGACCCTTTCTTTATTTCTAATTTCAACCTCACCCCGACAATCAAGAAATTAGCCGAAGCACAGCCTCTGGTAGATAAGACTGTGGCCATTATTTTCGCGTTGGTCTTTGCCGTTGCGGCCTTTATCTCCAACTATTTGAAGGTTTCAAGGTCAAAAAGTCCGAGCCCTAGTTTTTATATCGCCACATTCATCGTGATTATTGCTACGCCACCGATAGTGCAGCTGCTAGGAGCTGGTCAAAAAGCCGAAAGCAAGGAGAAACGGGAATTGAGCCCAATGCCTGAATGGACGTTCAACCAAAGTTTCCCCAAAGAATACGAAGCCTATTATAATGACAATTTCGGACTGCGACCCACCATAATCAACTGGGCAAGCAAACTGAAAATCGGTGTTTTCAGGGATTCGCCACAGCCCGAACTAGTGCAATTTGGTAAACAGGGTTTTTTGTTTTTCAATGAACACAACGCAATTGACGGTGGTATTTATTCAAGTTATTCCCATACCAACCTTGCTTCGTTAAAGCAGCTTGAAAACGGTTTTTCCAAGCAATTCAAGCTAAAACAGCAGCTTGCCGCACGCGGTATGGATTATGTTGTCGGATTTTGGCCTAACAAACATACTATTTACAACGAGCTACTTCCTTTTACCATGAAAGTGCAGATTCAAGGCGAAACTTCACTGGCCGATCAGGCCGTTGAATACTTTGATGAAAAGGGAATGTCTCTTTTCGACGTTAGGAAGCATCTATTGAAAGAAAAGCAAGAAGACCAATTGTACTTCAAATTCGATTCGCATTGGAATCTAAATGGTGCCTATGGGGCTTACCGTGCTTTCTGCGAGCAGACCTATGACGAACTAGGGCTATCTCCATTTCCTAAAGAAGCCTTTGAGGTATCGTACATCAAGATAAGAGAAGGTGATTTGACCAATCTTTTAGGCATAGATGGAATGGATTACTATGACGAAAAGCCGAACTACCGTTTAAAAGACGGTAACAAGGCATATCGTTTCGTTGCACCTACAGGGATCTACCAAAATGCAACGGTCACCTTAAATGAGAATTGTGGCAATGATAAAACGGCCCTGGTCTTTAGGGATTCTTACGGGGCTGCACTGATTCAATTTTTATCCCTTCACTATTCAAAGGTCGTTTACGTCGGAAAAAGTCCGGTTGACATGTATTGGGTAGACCAGGTCGATCCCGATGTTGTCATACTTGGGGTTGTAGAAAGACGTCTGCCTTATATTTTGGATACGGTGAACGAGGTAGGAAAACACGCCCCATGA
- a CDS encoding DUF1972 domain-containing protein, with protein MKKNQKTRVAIIGTVGIPAKYGGFETLAENLVAQLGNRYEFTVYCSAPSYIGQRKESYLGARLKYIPLKANGKSSIIYDALSIVQALFFADVILILGVSGAFMIPVIRWFTKKRVITNIDGLEWKRDKWGGTAKKYLKWQEKIAIKYSNSIVVDNKGIEDHVMKEYGLPSNLIAYGANHVYKKRLGEAVKNELRLPDSFAFKVCRIEPENNIHIILNAFGETDFDFVMVGNWSNSEYGKLLKEKHDSSNNLYLLDPIYEPDKLNALRSNCSLYVHGHSAGGTNPSLVEAMYLELPIVAFDVNYNRYTTDNEALYFSTKNDLTQLLNSELMKVDNLKSIGKKMKNIAIRKYTWKVIGEAYEQLFSA; from the coding sequence TTGAAAAAAAACCAAAAAACACGAGTGGCCATTATCGGAACGGTAGGCATCCCGGCCAAATACGGCGGGTTCGAAACCTTGGCCGAAAACTTAGTCGCACAACTTGGAAACAGGTATGAGTTTACCGTGTACTGCAGTGCGCCGAGTTACATCGGCCAACGAAAAGAAAGCTATTTAGGGGCGCGGTTGAAGTACATCCCCCTAAAGGCCAACGGAAAGTCAAGTATCATTTATGATGCCCTATCTATTGTTCAGGCTCTTTTCTTTGCGGACGTAATTCTGATACTGGGGGTAAGCGGGGCATTTATGATTCCGGTTATTAGATGGTTTACCAAGAAGCGTGTGATCACGAACATTGATGGCTTGGAGTGGAAGAGAGACAAATGGGGCGGGACGGCGAAAAAATATTTAAAATGGCAGGAGAAGATTGCGATAAAATACAGTAATAGTATTGTGGTGGATAACAAAGGTATAGAGGACCATGTGATGAAAGAGTACGGATTGCCGAGCAACCTTATTGCCTACGGCGCCAACCACGTTTATAAAAAGCGATTAGGCGAAGCTGTTAAAAACGAGCTTCGACTGCCCGATAGTTTTGCCTTCAAGGTCTGCCGAATTGAACCGGAAAATAACATCCATATAATTTTGAACGCCTTCGGAGAAACCGACTTTGATTTCGTGATGGTTGGCAATTGGAGCAACAGCGAATACGGTAAGCTATTAAAAGAAAAACATGATAGCAGCAACAACTTATACCTGTTGGACCCCATATATGAGCCGGACAAATTGAACGCTTTGCGGTCTAACTGTTCTTTGTATGTTCATGGTCATAGTGCCGGCGGTACAAATCCTTCATTGGTCGAGGCAATGTATTTGGAGCTTCCAATTGTGGCATTTGATGTTAATTACAATCGGTATACCACGGATAATGAAGCTCTTTACTTTAGTACGAAGAACGATTTGACTCAGCTATTGAATAGCGAATTGATGAAAGTCGATAACTTGAAATCCATAGGTAAAAAAATGAAAAACATCGCGATAAGAAAGTATACTTGGAAAGTTATTGGCGAGGCTTACGAACAATTGTTCTCAGCTTAA
- a CDS encoding O-antigen polymerase produces MRKIRIFNVLHPAIFFLVAFVFFLMLYPFLLEYYFPFFNTTLKVRAILIVYLVIFVLAAHWAPNYLLLKTFPNLKDMVAQVRMDIKHWKRAFYLFFLSGVALYLYIYFFQMGTIPIFLDDLESARVGAKAGLGKYILIGNALISVSLVYRFAVEKFVLGKIKPISVVYLLIGVFFVMGIGFRGPAAYLVVSCFLAYLIFTQKYLNEQGISFRYILTGIIFIIFLSLLGYYRHTGQISYRAIGSTAWTTAVNVSNLADIVHNTDKEGEFYYGQTVLNDLGMTVGLHERGFTGVILKEKYQLEFEGEGMTITSPGEAYMNFGWFGIILHAAFLGTLAGFVYEIIIRSGKLSWFVILVLFSLNFSRLAVGGIVAPGLFFLVPQLILCAVFIFIAKLKI; encoded by the coding sequence AAAAATCAGAATTTTTAACGTACTGCATCCAGCGATTTTCTTTTTGGTCGCTTTCGTTTTTTTTCTGATGCTCTATCCGTTTCTCCTTGAGTACTATTTCCCTTTCTTCAACACTACGCTAAAGGTCAGGGCTATTTTGATAGTCTATCTAGTCATTTTCGTTTTAGCTGCCCATTGGGCGCCAAATTATCTTTTGCTGAAGACATTTCCCAATCTAAAGGACATGGTCGCCCAAGTGCGAATGGATATAAAGCACTGGAAACGGGCTTTCTACTTATTTTTTCTGTCGGGCGTCGCCTTGTATCTCTACATTTACTTTTTTCAGATGGGTACGATTCCCATTTTCTTGGATGACCTTGAAAGTGCGCGGGTGGGGGCCAAAGCGGGATTGGGAAAATACATCCTTATCGGAAACGCACTGATTAGCGTAAGCTTGGTCTATCGCTTTGCGGTCGAAAAATTCGTGTTGGGCAAAATCAAACCTATTTCGGTTGTCTATCTCTTGATCGGTGTATTTTTCGTAATGGGTATCGGATTTCGAGGTCCCGCTGCCTATCTGGTGGTCAGTTGTTTCTTGGCCTACCTCATTTTCACTCAAAAATATCTGAACGAACAGGGAATATCTTTTCGTTACATTTTGACGGGAATCATATTTATCATTTTCCTATCCCTGTTAGGATATTATCGGCATACAGGTCAAATTTCGTACCGGGCAATTGGCTCTACGGCATGGACTACAGCGGTCAACGTAAGCAATCTTGCCGACATTGTTCACAATACCGATAAAGAAGGTGAATTCTACTATGGGCAGACGGTCTTAAATGATTTAGGGATGACTGTCGGCTTGCACGAACGTGGTTTTACCGGGGTCATTCTTAAAGAAAAATACCAATTGGAATTTGAAGGAGAAGGCATGACCATCACTTCTCCTGGGGAAGCGTACATGAATTTTGGTTGGTTCGGTATTATTTTGCACGCTGCCTTTCTGGGTACCCTGGCAGGATTTGTTTACGAAATCATAATACGTAGCGGTAAACTGAGTTGGTTCGTAATCCTTGTTCTTTTCAGTTTGAATTTTTCCCGTTTAGCAGTGGGCGGAATCGTGGCACCTGGCCTCTTCTTTTTGGTGCCTCAATTGATACTTTGTGCCGTATTTATCTTTATTGCAAAATTGAAAATTTAA
- a CDS encoding MBOAT family O-acyltransferase, whose amino-acid sequence MVFSSTVFIFLFLPLVLAIYFLLQNKLRNLFLLLASLFFYAWGEGLLVLLMMGSIAVNYVVGIAISTNKDKHRPIVSKILLGVGVGLNLLVLAYYKYIHFIVENLESIGLHFNIDISGVTLPIGISFFTFQSISYLVDVHRGTVKGQESIVNLGMYIALFPQLIAGPIVRYVDISKEIEKRKVTPALFKTGITRFLTGFAKKIIIANNVGLIADKVFGGAVDELSSPLAWIGILCYTLQIYYDFSGYSDMAIGLGKMFGFNFKENFDHPYISRSVQEFWRRWHISLSTWFRDYLYIPLGGNRKGKIRTYVNLLIVFFLTGLWHGASWNFIVWGMFHGFFLIVERMDLFSLPERLNFLKRFYLLLVVMVGWVIFRAEDLGYAIGYIETMFAFTKGTYEYPYLFLNTYTLMVIILGVLFSAPLRAGAVKYLAMRLPNQNWAFAMEHVIYVSLFILSLLELAQTTYNPFIYFRF is encoded by the coding sequence ATGGTTTTCAGTTCCACCGTCTTTATCTTTTTATTTCTTCCCCTCGTTCTTGCCATCTATTTCTTGTTGCAAAACAAGCTTAGAAATCTTTTCCTGCTCCTAGCAAGTCTCTTTTTCTATGCATGGGGCGAAGGCTTATTAGTATTGCTGATGATGGGCTCTATAGCCGTCAACTACGTTGTCGGCATAGCAATTTCTACGAATAAGGATAAGCATCGCCCAATAGTTTCCAAGATACTGTTAGGTGTCGGTGTAGGGCTAAATCTACTGGTGCTGGCCTACTATAAATACATACATTTTATTGTTGAAAACCTTGAAAGTATTGGCCTACATTTTAATATTGACATCTCTGGGGTCACCTTACCCATAGGTATTTCCTTTTTTACCTTCCAAAGTATTTCCTATTTAGTAGATGTTCATCGGGGTACTGTAAAAGGCCAAGAAAGTATTGTCAACCTCGGCATGTACATTGCACTTTTTCCGCAACTTATTGCAGGTCCGATTGTGAGATATGTTGATATTTCGAAAGAAATTGAAAAACGAAAGGTAACCCCTGCACTATTCAAGACCGGTATTACGAGATTCTTGACCGGTTTTGCAAAAAAGATAATAATCGCCAACAATGTGGGTCTGATCGCCGATAAGGTTTTTGGGGGGGCGGTCGATGAACTGTCGTCTCCATTGGCATGGATCGGCATACTCTGCTACACCCTGCAGATCTATTATGATTTTTCGGGGTATTCGGATATGGCCATTGGTCTTGGGAAAATGTTCGGGTTCAATTTTAAGGAGAACTTCGACCATCCGTACATTTCACGATCAGTACAGGAATTCTGGCGTCGGTGGCATATATCGCTCTCTACTTGGTTCAGGGACTATCTCTATATTCCATTGGGCGGAAACCGTAAGGGAAAAATCCGAACCTATGTCAATCTTTTGATTGTGTTCTTCTTGACAGGCCTTTGGCACGGGGCAAGCTGGAATTTTATCGTTTGGGGTATGTTCCACGGTTTCTTTCTTATTGTTGAACGCATGGACCTCTTCAGCTTGCCCGAGCGTTTGAATTTCTTGAAGCGGTTTTATTTATTGCTCGTCGTTATGGTGGGTTGGGTCATTTTTCGAGCCGAAGATTTAGGTTATGCCATAGGTTATATTGAGACCATGTTCGCTTTTACCAAAGGTACTTATGAGTATCCATATCTTTTCCTCAATACCTACACTTTAATGGTCATCATCTTAGGAGTGCTCTTCTCGGCACCTTTACGGGCGGGCGCAGTCAAGTATCTGGCCATGAGGTTACCCAATCAGAATTGGGCTTTTGCGATGGAACATGTAATTTACGTGTCACTTTTTATACTCTCGCTGTTGGAGCTTGCGCAGACAACCTACAATCCATTCATTTATTTTAGATTCTAG
- the purD gene encoding phosphoribosylamine--glycine ligase — translation MNILILGAGGREHTLAWKLHQSPKLSKLYVAPGNAGTASVAENIPISVNDFDAIKKAVLEKQIEMVLVGPEDPLVNGIHDYFLNDMDLVSIPVIGPQKAAAQLEGSKEFAKKFMARHDIPTARYKSFTAGTLQEGFAFLDSLEPPYVLKADGLAAGKGVMILSDLQQAKHELEAMLIDAKFGSASTTVVIEEFLRGIELSVFVLTDGKGYKILPTAKDYKRIGEGDTGLNTGGMGAISPVPFADAAFMDKVHQRIVRPTIDGFKKDGLPYRGFVFIGLIKVDDEPKVIEYNVRMGDPETEVVIPRIKNDMVSLLEAVANQGLDSITLEIEERAAATVMLVSGGYPEAYEKGKAITGPEKINGSLVFHAGTLGEQGRIITNGGRVMAITSYGKDFKEALELSYKNIALIKYDGMNYRKDIGFDL, via the coding sequence ATGAACATCCTTATCTTGGGCGCGGGGGGACGCGAGCATACCTTAGCCTGGAAACTCCACCAAAGTCCGAAATTATCTAAGCTATACGTTGCACCGGGAAATGCCGGTACGGCATCCGTTGCCGAAAATATACCGATAAGTGTAAACGACTTTGACGCCATTAAAAAAGCAGTTCTTGAGAAACAGATTGAAATGGTGTTGGTGGGGCCGGAAGATCCCTTGGTCAACGGTATTCATGATTATTTCTTGAACGATATGGACTTGGTCTCCATTCCCGTTATCGGCCCCCAGAAAGCGGCCGCTCAGTTGGAGGGCAGTAAGGAGTTCGCTAAAAAGTTTATGGCACGGCACGATATTCCTACGGCACGCTATAAGAGCTTTACCGCAGGAACCTTGCAAGAGGGGTTCGCTTTTTTGGATTCCCTAGAACCGCCTTACGTATTAAAAGCAGATGGCCTTGCAGCCGGTAAGGGGGTTATGATATTGAGCGACCTACAACAGGCCAAGCACGAACTCGAGGCCATGCTCATCGATGCGAAATTCGGCAGTGCCAGTACTACGGTCGTTATAGAGGAGTTTCTTAGGGGCATTGAGCTGAGCGTTTTCGTACTGACCGATGGAAAGGGCTATAAGATACTGCCGACCGCAAAAGACTATAAACGTATCGGCGAGGGGGACACCGGACTGAACACAGGGGGCATGGGAGCGATTTCGCCGGTTCCATTTGCCGATGCAGCTTTTATGGACAAGGTGCATCAGCGCATCGTCAGGCCGACGATAGACGGTTTTAAAAAAGATGGATTACCCTATAGGGGATTTGTTTTTATCGGTCTGATCAAGGTAGATGACGAGCCCAAGGTAATCGAATACAACGTACGGATGGGAGATCCGGAAACCGAGGTGGTGATACCGCGTATAAAAAATGACATGGTATCCCTCTTGGAGGCTGTGGCTAATCAGGGTTTGGACTCCATCACCTTGGAAATTGAAGAGCGTGCGGCCGCCACAGTAATGTTGGTCTCCGGAGGATATCCCGAAGCGTATGAAAAAGGAAAAGCGATAACCGGCCCTGAGAAAATTAACGGCTCATTGGTGTTCCATGCGGGTACTTTAGGCGAACAAGGCAGAATCATCACAAATGGGGGACGGGTCATGGCCATCACATCCTACGGAAAGGACTTCAAAGAAGCTTTAGAGCTATCCTACAAAAATATAGCGCTTATAAAGTATGACGGAATGAACTATCGAAAAGATATCGGCTTCGACCTCTAA
- a CDS encoding glycosyltransferase family 4 protein: MFFLETAISLFIGAFLLTYLTIPKIISVVEYKRLMDNPNKRSSHKLGTPTLGGVSFFYVLIFALFFINGRDVFDEGMYIIPGLTILFIVGLKDDLVVISPGAKLLSQVFAIVFILANPSFTIHSLNGFLNINEIPYYLYLIIGGFMMITIINSYNLIDGIDGLASVVGIVILVIYTTIFYLTEEYFFALLAIALNASLMAFLGFNLSSDKKIFMGDTGSLIVGFIISILTLKFLALRPVVYTDLPFLLENAPLIAISILIVPLFDTARVFAIRIANKKGPFSPDRNHTHHVLIDYWGLTHKQASFIIGCFNLLFVTLFVVLGSTAKNLGMVIMLVSVVIFLGYIFFKYNYNFTTLKQKILLKRKVDRLKTKAKEKGPKKKKPRNPGKDESEEDREL, translated from the coding sequence TTGTTTTTTCTAGAGACCGCCATATCACTTTTTATAGGTGCCTTCCTTCTTACCTATTTGACGATACCGAAGATTATCAGTGTTGTCGAGTACAAAAGATTGATGGACAACCCTAATAAGAGAAGTTCCCACAAGTTGGGAACTCCCACTTTAGGGGGTGTGTCTTTTTTTTATGTTCTTATTTTCGCGCTTTTTTTTATCAATGGCCGAGACGTCTTCGACGAAGGAATGTACATTATTCCGGGACTTACCATCCTCTTTATAGTAGGATTGAAAGACGACCTAGTGGTCATCTCTCCCGGTGCAAAACTTTTATCCCAAGTTTTCGCCATTGTCTTTATTCTTGCAAACCCCAGTTTCACCATCCACTCTCTTAACGGCTTCCTGAACATCAATGAGATACCTTATTACCTATATCTGATCATTGGAGGATTCATGATGATTACAATTATTAATTCGTACAACCTAATTGACGGTATAGATGGTCTGGCGTCGGTGGTTGGCATCGTAATTTTGGTAATTTATACCACTATATTCTATTTGACCGAAGAATATTTTTTCGCTTTGCTAGCTATAGCTCTGAATGCCAGTCTAATGGCCTTTTTAGGGTTTAACCTATCTTCCGATAAAAAGATTTTTATGGGCGATACGGGTTCGTTAATCGTGGGGTTTATCATTAGCATCCTTACTTTGAAGTTTTTGGCATTGCGTCCCGTAGTGTATACCGATCTTCCGTTTTTACTTGAAAATGCACCTCTGATCGCCATAAGCATCCTGATTGTGCCGTTGTTTGACACGGCGCGGGTATTTGCTATCCGAATCGCTAATAAAAAGGGACCGTTTTCTCCCGACCGCAACCACACCCATCACGTACTTATCGATTATTGGGGGCTTACCCACAAGCAGGCCAGCTTTATCATCGGGTGTTTTAACCTGCTTTTCGTAACACTCTTTGTTGTTTTGGGCAGCACGGCAAAGAATCTGGGGATGGTGATCATGTTGGTGTCCGTAGTTATCTTTCTAGGATATATCTTTTTCAAATACAACTACAATTTTACAACCTTGAAGCAAAAGATTTTGCTGAAGCGAAAAGTCGACCGCCTGAAGACGAAGGCAAAGGAGAAAGGTCCCAAGAAGAAGAAACCGAGAAACCCTGGGAAGGATGAATCTGAAGAGGACAGGGAGCTTTAA